The window ATAGGTGAGAGTCTGGGTAACCCTGCTCAGGGAGTTTGGTGCACAGTTATGGACAGCAGTTTGCCTTGCCTGATTGTTCTTCAGCCTAATTTTGTATTTAAGAGGCAGAGAGTGAAAACACACGGTTATTGCAGCAGGCATCTCCTCTCCATGCACACAGATCCATGTGGGGAATGGAGGCTCTCTCCTCTCCAATGACAAGTAACAGAACTTTGCCCAGCTGCTGCACGTCTGTGCCATGGCAGGTTGGTTGGGGTGTGATTTCAGCCCCTGCTTCTGGAGTCACCCCCTGGATTCCccctctggctgcagcctggCCAGAGCAGTCAGTGGGTGTAAACTGCCCACCCACATGAGTGGatgtgcccagcactgcccagctccatccagtGCATTCAGCAGTGCTTTGAGGTCCTGAGGATTCACATCTttccctccagctccaggggcaccCTGACGAAGGCAGCTCTTCAGGAGCACTCACCACTCAGCACCTCTCAGTAAAAGCTATTTCTGCAGAGTAGGTCACTTCATTTAGGTCTCCCATGGCTAAACCTGTGTCTCGGTCTTGTGCCTTTTCACCCTAGAGAAGGAAGTCCTGGGAACTCGGAGGCATTGCCCAGTCTGTCTGCCAGATGGGTCAGGTGAGAGGTACACGCTGTGcacagcttccagcagcagctctgtggttcccCTTCCACCACAGTAAAGGGGTGATTGGGGTGAGGGGCAAGGGTAGGATGTCCTACACACACAGGACCAGGCATATTGTCATCCTCCTCTGccccttccctccagcctccTTGGAAGCAGGGACTctgggcagggagcacagggatagctggagagcagctctgcgTGAGTGGTTTGATGAACCATTAGCAATAGCAGGGTAAGGACGCATGCCCCTGTGATCTCGGAGCTGCCTCGTGATGGCTGAGCTACCTCGCTGCAGGAGGAAATGATTCACATTCCCATGGCCGGCTGGCCTCGGGGCAGCACCCTCCAGCCTGCAAGGGGCAACCAAAAATCAACTTACAGGGAGCGCCTTCCTTACTGCAGACTGCCAAGAGCAAGCAGCTGCTTTCACTGCAGTTACCCTTACCAGGGTTTCCTGTTAGAACAAAAATAGAGCACACTATCAAACCCCCAGACTGTGTGAGAAGGAGGGTGCAGAGGTGTGGGAGAGATGAGTGTGCTGTATTCCACTTCCCCTTCAGCGCAGCTCACACTGTTTTCAGAACGATGTGTCTTGCATTTGGAAGCGCCATCAGCCCTGGGATAATGGAGGAAAGGCTTAGCTTGTGTGGGTTTATTCACATCATGACAGCttttatgatttctttttttaccctttttgtCATGCATAGAAGACCAGCAGGAACAGGTGAAAccacagttttcttttgttcctgcCTCAGCTCTGACCCAAAACAGAGCTGTGGGGGGTGTGTGTCTATACCCAATCCTTGAGAAAGCAGGTGTACAGTCAGAAAAGGGAAGCTTGCTCTCAAGACCCTTTTATGTAGATCTATGGATATGCATAAAATCAGGTTCAGACTAAGCAGATTTCTTTTCTAAGGGCAGACAGGGATACTGGTAAAAAGTACAACCAGGCTCTGCCTTCAGGGGTTTCCATTGCTGCAAATTGAGCCATCCCAGTATAGCCTGGGCTGTTGCAATATAAGGTCAGAAAGTTTGACCATTTTATTTAGAAAGGTAATAAACTAAAGCTCATGAGATTACCTGTATCCTCAGATGGCATTAGGAGCATCTCACCTGTTGGTACACTGGTTACTCACCTTCACCTTGGTGCAGATGTCTGCAGTTTCACCACTTccctctttgttttcctctcttcagaGTGAGCTGGAGATGGTGGACCATCTTGCAAACACCGAGATCAACAGCCAGCGCATTGCTGCTGTGGAAAACTGCTTTGGGGCTTCTGGACAGCCCTTGGCCTTGCCGGGCAGGGTTCTTCTGGGAGAAGGGATTTTAACCAAAGAATGCCGCAAGAAACCAAAGCCTcgcatatttttccttttcaacgACATCCTCGTCTACGGCAGCATAATCATCAACAAAAGGAAGTACAATTCCCAGCACATCATCCCCCTCGAAGATGTCACTTTGGAGACGCTGCCAGACACCTTGCAGATGAAGAACCGCTGGATGATTAAAACCTCCAAGAAGTCCTTTGTGGTCTCTGCAGCCTCCCTCACGGAGAGGAAGGAGTGGATCAGCCATCTGGAGGAGTGCATCAAGCACCTGCTGACGAAGACGGGCCggcagccctgcagggagcaCGCGGCTCCCTGGATCCCAGACAAGGCCACGGACATCTGCATGCGCTGCACGCAGACCAAGTTCTCCACGCTCACCCGCAGGCACCACTGCCGCAAGTGCGGCTTCGTCGTGTGCGCAGACTGCTCCAGGCAGAGGTTCCTGATGCCCCGGCTGTCCCCCAAGCCCCTGAGGGTCTGCAACCTGTGCtacaggcagctgctggcccaGGAGAAGAAGGAGGCAGAGGCGGACCGGAGGCAGGCGGAGCCGATCCGCTCCGCCATCCAGGGCTACGAACCCTCCAGTGGCGATGACAGCGACAAGTCTGATGATGACAAAGCTGAGCAGTGGCCAGCAGACACGGAGTTTTATAACTCAGAAGTATCCTGGTCATCTTTCCACAGCTGACCTGCCTGGGAGCTGGTGGTGTTTAGACACTGGGAAGCCAACCTCTGGCCTCCAATGCGTGTCCTTCTCCGTGCTTTCTCTGAAGGCCATGCCTAGGAAGGTGGATCTTGGCCCCTGTGTGGTGTCAGAGCAGAGGTGAGGTTACCCCTCTGAGAGCGTCTCATACAATGTGAGCACAGAGAGAACAGCTCAGTCAAGAGCACTGAGGACTGGGGCAGTGCCCTGTAGATCAGTCTTGGCCAGATGAGCTCACCTTCAGTGCCTTGTTCTTCCTCTCTGCTAAAACACAGCAATGTGAACTTCTTGTTTGAAATGTTTTGAGATTGGCTCTTGGGAATTGAACACATTTGCCTGCTCGCAGTGTTCCTCTGTCAGGGCAAGGGCCCTGGATGCCTCTCTCCACGAGCATTCTGAGATTCTTACTGCAAGCATGCCAGCCTGAGGGAACAGCTGCTCATCCCTTCACAGTGTGGCCAGCACAGGCTCCCCTATCTTCACCTGCATCTCTCAAGACTGGAAACACTAAGAGAATGGTACTTGGAATGCAGGGAGCTCGGCGTGAGCAGCCCTAGCAAAGCACTGGAGCATCCAGCTCTCTCACATGGAAAGAGGCCATGCCAGTGGTACGGGgccaggaggaggaaggagagggaaaagggacagggaaaatTACACTGAGCAGTGAAATATGGAGGGAAAGAGGTACTGCAGTTCACTCAGTTAAGTGCAGAGCCCAGATCTCAAACACAGGCAGTTATACCAGATTACTAGAAACTTGAAAAACCCAAGCCAAGGTAAAAGGACAGCCCAGGGAAGACTTGttaaaagtctttaaaaatccagggaaaatccCCAGATTAAGATCCTGAGAAATACAGCACTTCaacttccccttccctcctggGCTGCTGCCCAAGGCATTGGATTCTCACTTGAGGGCTCACCTCCTGCCTTATCAGTCTCACAAGTCCAAAGTTAAAGTCCTTCAGTACTTCAAGGATGGGAGCCAAAGACTTTACTTGAGATCAACTTTAA of the Cinclus cinclus chromosome 11, bCinCin1.1, whole genome shotgun sequence genome contains:
- the PLEKHF1 gene encoding pleckstrin homology domain-containing family F member 1, which gives rise to MVDHLANTEINSQRIAAVENCFGASGQPLALPGRVLLGEGILTKECRKKPKPRIFFLFNDILVYGSIIINKRKYNSQHIIPLEDVTLETLPDTLQMKNRWMIKTSKKSFVVSAASLTERKEWISHLEECIKHLLTKTGRQPCREHAAPWIPDKATDICMRCTQTKFSTLTRRHHCRKCGFVVCADCSRQRFLMPRLSPKPLRVCNLCYRQLLAQEKKEAEADRRQAEPIRSAIQGYEPSSGDDSDKSDDDKAEQWPADTEFYNSEVSWSSFHS